In Campylobacter concisus, the following are encoded in one genomic region:
- a CDS encoding mechanosensitive ion channel family protein, with protein MRKILTIVLLSFLTLFGAEDNKTQEESIISLTNQILTLNNQIQIIKAQQKDTNSSKTDNSNLASLQKKKNDLLEKIPLYIMQIEVTQSDIDKFILQKNNLEKKVARLEKQSNKDAYIQSAIELEKMKVDYAYYSALISLEEIFKKGAKANSIKEVIDNGLLNLQTNSYVSIKELKDSLNETSSSYDNAFAELDLKKETDEEILIYLKNNADLLSSSMILSELNLVDTVEYINKLTSINSAKFNVGKIVVIIVVFLFFVSLTRILAKLTYWLMSLIASGEGVKEAKDQIVDIVKKPISALLIIYALNICIGVAFYPVPVPLTLANIFSIVYIVAFSWLVLTILNGYGIVIIDKIAQKSRRKEVVNLVLKVVYVIVLIIALLLILQKLGFDISALIASLGIGGLAVAFAAKDIIANFFASVMMLFDNSFSQGDWIVCGDIEGTVVEVGFRKTTIRSFDNALIFVPNSKLASDPVRNWSRRKVGRRIRMLIGIEYGATTDEIKKCVDDIKTMLINHPDIAKSEDITAKKKGLKYRQSIVSVDDYAGYKSNLFVVVDDFADSSINILVYCFAKTIVWGEFLDVKQDVMLKIMDILKQNGLNFAFPSQSLYIESVKDKI; from the coding sequence ATGCGTAAAATTTTAACCATCGTCTTGCTCTCATTTTTAACTCTTTTTGGTGCCGAAGATAATAAAACGCAAGAAGAAAGCATCATAAGCCTAACAAATCAGATCTTAACTTTAAATAATCAAATCCAGATTATAAAAGCACAGCAAAAAGATACAAACTCTTCAAAAACAGATAATTCAAATTTAGCCAGCCTTCAGAAGAAGAAGAACGATCTTTTGGAAAAAATTCCGCTATATATCATGCAGATTGAAGTGACTCAAAGCGATATTGACAAATTTATTTTGCAAAAAAATAATCTAGAAAAAAAAGTAGCTAGACTAGAAAAACAATCAAATAAAGACGCTTATATCCAAAGTGCCATTGAACTTGAAAAGATGAAAGTCGACTACGCTTACTACTCGGCACTCATCAGCCTTGAAGAGATATTTAAAAAGGGTGCTAAGGCAAATTCTATCAAAGAGGTGATAGATAACGGACTTTTAAATTTACAAACAAATTCTTACGTCAGTATAAAAGAGCTAAAAGATTCTCTAAATGAGACTTCAAGCTCTTACGATAACGCATTTGCCGAGCTTGATTTAAAAAAAGAGACTGATGAGGAAATTTTAATCTATCTTAAAAACAATGCCGATCTTCTAAGCTCAAGCATGATCTTATCAGAGCTAAATTTAGTCGATACGGTCGAATATATAAATAAGCTAACTTCTATAAATTCGGCAAAATTTAATGTTGGTAAGATCGTAGTTATAATCGTAGTATTTTTATTTTTTGTCTCACTTACAAGAATTCTTGCCAAACTCACGTACTGGCTTATGTCACTTATTGCCTCTGGTGAAGGTGTAAAGGAGGCAAAGGATCAGATAGTAGATATCGTTAAAAAGCCTATCTCTGCACTTCTTATCATTTATGCACTAAATATTTGTATCGGTGTTGCCTTTTATCCAGTACCAGTGCCACTAACTCTAGCAAATATATTCTCGATCGTCTATATAGTCGCATTTTCATGGCTTGTTTTAACCATCCTAAATGGTTATGGCATAGTAATAATCGATAAAATCGCTCAAAAAAGCAGACGAAAAGAGGTTGTAAATTTAGTTTTAAAAGTAGTCTATGTAATTGTATTAATAATTGCACTTTTACTAATTCTTCAAAAGCTTGGCTTTGATATATCAGCGCTCATAGCCTCACTTGGTATCGGTGGTCTTGCTGTTGCATTTGCGGCAAAAGACATCATCGCAAACTTCTTTGCCTCTGTTATGATGCTCTTTGATAACTCATTTTCGCAAGGAGACTGGATAGTTTGTGGTGATATAGAGGGTACTGTTGTTGAGGTTGGCTTTAGAAAGACGACTATCAGAAGTTTTGATAATGCTTTAATCTTTGTGCCAAACTCAAAACTGGCAAGTGATCCTGTTAGAAACTGGAGCAGAAGAAAAGTCGGTAGACGTATCAGAATGCTAATTGGTATTGAGTATGGAGCGACAACTGATGAGATTAAAAAATGTGTAGATGATATAAAAACTATGTTGATAAATCATCCAGATATTGCCAAAAGTGAGGATATAACAGCAAAGAAAAAAGGGCTAAAATATAGACAAAGTATAGTTTCAGTTGATGATTATGCTGGATATAAATCAAATTTATTTGTCGTGGTTGATGATTTTGCAGATAGCTCGATAAATATCTTAGTTTATTGTTTTGCAAAGACTATCGTTTGGGGAGAATTTTTAGATGTCAAACAAGATGTAATGCTAAAGATTATGGATATTTTAAAGCAAAATGGTCTAAATTTCGCATTCCCAAGCCAAAGCTTGTATATTGAAAGTGTCAAAGATAAAATTTAA
- a CDS encoding GGDEF domain-containing protein: MTHDFVDQSSYKAIDDIYKTILDVMIATNALSLLLFMIIATPLLFMCLLFIAAGILLRIKFDIKYRVLISLAFHLNIILLVTIIVTTMGWNTGIWIILVGVIFINYFLAFDSKSLTYIMAFLELILLILLYFIHKDEAPLIPSAIRGTIVVCSIVFAFFIVLRLSMFADVITSSGYQQIRKETEELEKDSKHDFLTQLLNRRTIEKTLKYELSANKERSGNTNLVIMLGDIDNFKKINDTYGHDCGDEVLKDVASALKKSFRGKDYVCRWGGEEFLIILPDTKIEFIHEVSKRLKKQINNAKLPDKTPVTMTFGMLICANGIEVDFEQAITLVDKLLYEGKQNGKDRIELEILKKGSDA; the protein is encoded by the coding sequence TTGACACACGATTTTGTAGATCAAAGTAGTTATAAAGCGATCGATGATATCTATAAAACGATATTAGACGTTATGATAGCTACGAATGCACTATCTTTGTTGCTTTTTATGATCATAGCTACACCACTACTTTTTATGTGCTTATTATTTATAGCAGCTGGTATATTGCTTAGAATAAAATTCGACATAAAATATAGAGTATTGATATCCCTTGCATTTCACCTAAATATCATATTACTTGTTACTATTATTGTTACTACTATGGGTTGGAATACTGGAATTTGGATAATACTTGTTGGTGTAATTTTTATAAACTACTTCCTAGCGTTTGATTCAAAGAGTCTTACTTATATAATGGCATTTTTAGAATTAATCTTGCTTATACTTCTTTATTTTATTCATAAAGATGAGGCGCCGCTGATTCCATCAGCTATACGAGGAACGATAGTTGTGTGCAGTATTGTTTTTGCTTTTTTTATTGTTTTAAGACTTTCAATGTTTGCAGATGTTATCACGTCTAGTGGATATCAGCAAATAAGAAAAGAGACAGAAGAGCTTGAAAAGGACTCAAAACATGATTTTTTAACGCAGCTTTTAAATAGAAGAACAATAGAAAAAACTTTAAAATACGAGCTAAGTGCTAATAAAGAAAGAAGCGGCAATACAAATTTAGTCATAATGCTAGGCGATATTGATAATTTTAAAAAAATAAACGATACATACGGGCATGACTGCGGTGATGAGGTCTTAAAAGATGTAGCCAGTGCTTTGAAGAAATCATTTAGAGGTAAAGACTATGTTTGCCGCTGGGGTGGAGAAGAATTTTTGATAATCTTGCCCGATACAAAGATAGAATTTATCCACGAAGTGAGCAAAAGACTTAAAAAACAGATAAACAACGCAAAGCTTCCAGATAAAACTCCAGTTACTATGACCTTTGGAATGCTAATATGCGCAAATGGTATTGAGGTGGATTTTGAGCAAGCTATAACTTTAGTAGATAAGCTGCTTTACGAAGGCAAGCAAAATGGCAAAGATCGTATCGAATTAGAAATTTTAAAAAAGGGTTCGGATGCGTAG
- a CDS encoding GGDEF domain-containing protein — MRRISLYTTQKLIIFSILLTHVCYFFIFLFMKEEILAVTNIFSVATYLFLLRLIYDSPENNKITMVIVQLEILFHALVCMLILGWGYGFGLLFLASSLILFFTSFTYKFFNYIIVAVQIILSIACYVYLDGQPVKDFDGFKDLLFVFNLSMVCIFSVVVSYLLESSNLFIFLSILEEKEMAENILNHDPLTGLLNRTSMQKILSQNDLYKNRDFAIVMCDIDNFKKINDTYGHGAGDAVLRSLSGIFKNTFRDKDRVARFGGEEFLAVVLGVKKDAAVSIVERVRETLSKNIVEFENIKINATMTFGVVAHDGTGEFSLEKMIKQADNLLYAGKRSGKNIVMSADYDSKA; from the coding sequence ATGCGTAGAATTTCACTCTATACGACCCAAAAACTTATCATATTTTCAATATTATTAACTCACGTCTGTTATTTTTTTATTTTTTTATTTATGAAAGAAGAAATTCTAGCAGTTACGAATATATTTTCAGTAGCAACCTATCTTTTTCTTTTAAGGCTTATTTACGATAGTCCTGAAAATAACAAGATAACAATGGTAATAGTCCAGCTTGAAATTTTATTCCATGCATTGGTTTGTATGCTAATACTTGGATGGGGATACGGTTTTGGGTTGTTGTTTTTAGCGTCGTCTCTAATACTATTTTTTACTTCATTTACCTATAAATTTTTTAACTACATAATAGTTGCGGTGCAAATAATTTTATCCATAGCCTGCTATGTATATTTAGATGGCCAGCCTGTAAAAGATTTTGATGGCTTTAAAGATTTACTTTTTGTTTTTAACTTAAGTATGGTTTGTATATTTTCGGTTGTTGTTTCGTATCTTTTGGAGAGCTCAAATTTATTTATATTTTTAAGCATCTTAGAGGAAAAAGAGATGGCTGAAAATATCTTAAATCACGATCCATTAACAGGACTTTTAAATCGTACTTCGATGCAGAAAATTTTAAGTCAAAACGATCTTTATAAAAATAGGGACTTTGCTATCGTTATGTGCGATATTGATAACTTTAAAAAGATAAATGATACCTATGGACACGGCGCAGGAGATGCTGTTTTAAGAAGCTTATCAGGCATATTTAAAAACACATTTAGAGATAAAGATAGAGTAGCTAGATTTGGTGGAGAAGAATTTTTAGCAGTCGTCTTGGGCGTAAAAAAAGACGCAGCTGTAAGTATCGTAGAGCGTGTGAGAGAGACTTTGAGTAAAAATATAGTTGAGTTTGAAAACATAAAGATCAACGCAACTATGACTTTTGGAGTAGTTGCTCATGATGGTACGGGAGAATTTAGCTTAGAAAAGATGATAAAACAAGCTGATAATCTACTTTATGCTGGTAAGAGAAGTGGTAAAAATATCGTTATGAGTGCGGATTACGACTCAAAAGCATAA
- a CDS encoding TRAP transporter large permease has protein sequence MTIAFLFILLFALMLIGVPVAVSLGTSTVLTMIFFTDIDVATIPQLIFDGINKFSLMAIPMFILAGNLLSKGGSARRIIDFAKSMVGHLPGGLPMSAIFACIIFAAVSGSSPATVVAIGSIMFAAIKEAGYPKEYAVGGITTAGSLGILIPPSVVMIVYGVTAEVSIGKLFMAGVVPGLMLGAFMLVQTYVGAKKLGFKATKAEPFKVRVQKFAKAFWALLIVVVVIGGIYGGIFTPTEAAAASAVYALFISLFIYRDIKIKDLWDICLDSALTTAMIFFIIANAVVFAYLLTSEQIPQAIASMILDANIGMIGFLIFVNILLFIMGQFMEPSSVIMIMVPLLLPIATQLGIDPIHFGIILVVNMEIGMVTPPVGLNLFVASGLTNMNLKEVIMACLPWTLTLFFGLILVTYIPQISLWLPNIMYGH, from the coding sequence ATGACAATAGCATTTTTATTTATCCTACTTTTTGCACTGATGCTAATAGGCGTGCCAGTGGCGGTTTCGCTGGGAACGAGCACGGTTTTGACGATGATATTTTTTACAGATATCGACGTCGCTACGATCCCGCAGCTCATATTTGACGGTATCAATAAATTTTCGCTAATGGCGATACCGATGTTTATCTTGGCTGGAAATTTACTAAGTAAAGGTGGCTCAGCAAGACGTATCATCGACTTTGCAAAGTCTATGGTCGGACACTTGCCAGGTGGCTTGCCTATGAGTGCGATATTTGCCTGCATCATCTTTGCAGCGGTCTCTGGAAGCTCGCCTGCGACGGTTGTAGCTATTGGCTCAATTATGTTTGCAGCGATAAAAGAGGCTGGCTATCCAAAAGAGTACGCAGTAGGCGGCATAACTACAGCTGGCTCGCTTGGAATTTTGATCCCACCTTCAGTTGTTATGATAGTTTATGGTGTAACAGCTGAGGTAAGTATTGGTAAGCTTTTTATGGCAGGCGTTGTGCCTGGTCTCATGCTTGGAGCTTTTATGCTAGTTCAAACTTATGTTGGCGCAAAAAAACTTGGCTTTAAAGCAACTAAGGCTGAGCCATTTAAAGTAAGAGTGCAGAAATTTGCCAAAGCATTTTGGGCACTTTTGATCGTCGTTGTGGTCATCGGCGGAATTTATGGAGGCATTTTTACTCCGACAGAAGCTGCTGCGGCAAGCGCGGTCTATGCGTTATTTATCTCACTTTTTATATATAGAGATATAAAGATAAAAGATCTTTGGGATATCTGCCTAGACTCGGCTCTTACAACAGCTATGATATTTTTCATCATCGCAAACGCCGTTGTTTTTGCATATTTGCTAACTAGCGAGCAGATCCCTCAAGCAATCGCTTCGATGATACTTGATGCAAATATCGGTATGATAGGATTTTTGATATTTGTAAATATCTTGCTCTTTATCATGGGTCAGTTCATGGAGCCTTCAAGCGTTATCATGATCATGGTTCCACTCTTGCTTCCGATAGCTACGCAGCTTGGCATAGATCCGATACATTTTGGCATTATCTTAGTTGTAAATATGGAGATAGGCATGGTGACTCCGCCTGTTGGACTAAATTTATTTGTCGCAAGCGGTCTTACAAATATGAACTTAAAAGAGGTCATCATGGCATGCTTGCCGTGGACGCTGACCTTGTTCTTTGGCCTTATCTTAGTTACTTATATACCACAAATTTCTCTTTGGTTGCCAAACATAATGTATGGACATTAA
- a CDS encoding TRAP transporter small permease, with amino-acid sequence MKSFFNVLDIAIASLNKTIAVVGLASGTLLAFANVMARYFFDKSWSWASELSNYLFIWSAFFAAAYGFNKGIHVSVTILVEKFPPALAKACLIFSHVLTTVFLLFIAAYSIDYLQILHEIEQMIIDLGIPQWVPMIVLPIAFVTASYRSTEKAIKVALTPAENVVSNEAHELAHGSVVKD; translated from the coding sequence ATGAAGAGCTTTTTTAATGTCCTTGATATAGCGATAGCCTCACTAAATAAAACTATCGCAGTAGTCGGGCTAGCTAGTGGAACATTGCTGGCCTTTGCAAATGTTATGGCTAGATATTTTTTCGATAAAAGCTGGTCTTGGGCAAGCGAGCTATCAAACTATCTTTTTATCTGGTCAGCGTTTTTTGCCGCAGCATACGGCTTTAATAAGGGTATTCACGTCAGTGTAACTATTTTGGTTGAAAAATTTCCACCAGCCCTTGCAAAAGCATGTTTAATCTTTTCTCATGTGCTAACCACTGTATTTTTGTTATTTATCGCAGCTTATTCTATTGATTATCTACAAATTCTTCACGAGATCGAGCAGATGATAATAGACCTTGGCATACCTCAATGGGTCCCTATGATAGTACTTCCAATAGCCTTCGTTACAGCTAGTTACCGCTCGACTGAAAAAGCCATAAAAGTAGCTCTAACGCCTGCAGAAAATGTCGTAAGCAACGAAGCACATGAGCTAGCTCATGGTAGCGTAGTCAAAGATTAA
- a CDS encoding DctP family TRAP transporter solute-binding subunit yields the protein MKFLQALLFTCAISGLAFGADKVYTIKFAHVVAASTPKGKAADFFAKRAEELSGGKIKVQVFPSAQLLDDDRVFGALKLGNVQMAAPSFSKFTPIVPQFQLFDLPFIFKDADHLHKVQDGEVGEELKALVTKKGFVALDYWDAGFKHFSSSKKPVLVPEDAKGQKFRIQSSKVLEEQIKVVGGNPQVLPFSEVYSALQQGVVDATENPLSNFYNSKFHEVQSSLTLSSHGYLGYLVVMSDKFWSKLPDDLKANVKQALSEATAFEREETAKEDAHVIAELEKYIAASKKLEIFKIDDTQKAEWQKVMQSIYPKFYDVIGKDLIEKALGTK from the coding sequence ATGAAATTCTTACAAGCTTTACTTTTTACTTGTGCCATCAGTGGCTTAGCATTTGGTGCTGATAAGGTCTATACGATCAAATTTGCTCACGTTGTCGCAGCTTCTACGCCAAAGGGCAAGGCGGCTGACTTTTTTGCAAAGCGTGCTGAGGAGCTAAGTGGCGGCAAGATAAAAGTTCAAGTCTTCCCATCAGCTCAGCTACTTGATGATGATAGAGTTTTTGGCGCGCTAAAGCTTGGCAACGTTCAAATGGCAGCTCCTAGTTTTTCTAAATTTACACCGATAGTACCGCAGTTTCAGCTGTTTGACCTGCCTTTCATCTTTAAAGATGCAGACCACCTTCATAAGGTCCAAGATGGCGAGGTTGGCGAGGAGCTAAAAGCCCTTGTTACAAAAAAAGGCTTTGTGGCACTTGATTATTGGGATGCTGGATTTAAGCATTTTAGCTCAAGCAAAAAACCAGTTCTTGTGCCAGAAGATGCAAAAGGACAAAAATTTAGAATCCAAAGCTCAAAAGTGCTTGAAGAACAGATCAAAGTAGTTGGTGGTAACCCACAAGTTCTACCATTTTCAGAAGTTTACTCTGCACTTCAACAAGGCGTAGTCGATGCGACAGAAAACCCACTTTCAAATTTCTATAACTCAAAATTTCACGAAGTTCAAAGCTCACTTACCCTTTCAAGCCACGGATATTTAGGCTATTTAGTCGTTATGAGCGATAAATTTTGGAGCAAGCTACCAGATGATCTAAAAGCAAATGTAAAACAAGCTCTAAGCGAAGCAACAGCTTTCGAGAGAGAAGAGACAGCAAAAGAGGACGCTCACGTTATAGCTGAACTTGAAAAATATATTGCCGCTAGCAAAAAGCTAGAAATTTTCAAGATCGATGATACACAAAAGGCCGAATGGCAAAAGGTTATGCAGTCAATCTATCCTAAATTTTACGATGTTATCGGTAAAGATCTCATAGAAAAGGCTCTTGGGACAAAATAA
- the sodB gene encoding superoxide dismutase [Fe], translated as MFELRKLPFDANSNAVVSAKTCEYHYGKHHATYVANLNNLIKDTKFANASFYEILTNSEGGLYNNVAQVYNHDFYWDCIAKKSEMSSELKATIEANFANFKEEFLKAATTLFGSGWAWLVFDPSSKKLEIVQTSNAKTPVSDGKVPLLVVDVWEHAYYIDNFNARPKYLETFYENINWEFVSKAYEWALKEGLGSVEFYTKELHK; from the coding sequence ATGTTTGAACTTAGAAAACTTCCATTTGATGCAAATAGCAATGCAGTAGTTAGCGCAAAAACCTGTGAATACCACTACGGCAAGCATCATGCAACTTACGTAGCAAATTTAAACAATCTTATAAAAGATACAAAATTTGCCAATGCATCTTTTTATGAAATTCTAACAAATAGCGAAGGTGGGCTTTACAACAATGTCGCTCAAGTTTACAACCACGACTTTTACTGGGACTGCATCGCTAAAAAAAGTGAGATGTCAAGCGAGCTAAAAGCTACAATCGAGGCAAATTTTGCAAATTTCAAAGAGGAATTTTTAAAGGCAGCTACAACACTTTTTGGCTCAGGCTGGGCGTGGCTTGTATTTGATCCAAGCAGTAAAAAGCTAGAGATCGTACAAACTAGCAATGCAAAAACTCCAGTGAGTGACGGCAAAGTGCCACTTCTAGTTGTTGATGTTTGGGAGCACGCTTACTACATCGATAACTTCAACGCTCGTCCAAAATATCTAGAGACATTTTATGAGAACATAAACTGGGAATTTGTAAGCAAAGCTTACGAGTGGGCACTAAAAGAGGGCCTTGGCTCAGTTGAGTTTTACACAAAAGAACTTCACAAATAA
- a CDS encoding MalY/PatB family protein encodes MKYDFDTLISRDGTNSSKWRMKNDVLPMWVADMDFKAAPEILNALQKRLDNGVFGYSFIPKEWNEAIKGWWKRRHDVSFENEWMCFCTGVIPAISTAIRRFSNPGDQILVQAPVYHVFFNCIKNNGREILSNDLVYKDGSYEIDFEDLEAKLAQPLTTMMLLCNPHNPIGKIWDKETLKKIGELCYKHDVLVISDEIHCDITDPGLSYVPFISVSEECKNNSITCISPTKAFNIAGLQSSAIVTPNEQIRARINAAVNYDEIGEANAFAITATIAAFNDSQTWLDELREYLFENKKIVINFIKEQNLPVKLLPSNATYLLWLDCSAFCEDSSDFMNFLRDKAGLWLNDGNAYRGDRFFLRMNIATQRARVLEGLKRLQNGINLYTSKR; translated from the coding sequence ATGAAGTACGATTTTGATACGCTTATTAGCAGAGATGGCACCAACTCGTCGAAGTGGCGAATGAAAAACGATGTTTTGCCAATGTGGGTTGCCGATATGGATTTTAAGGCTGCACCTGAAATTTTAAATGCCCTACAAAAGCGTCTTGATAATGGCGTCTTTGGCTACTCATTTATCCCAAAAGAGTGGAACGAAGCGATTAAAGGCTGGTGGAAAAGGCGTCATGACGTTAGCTTTGAAAACGAGTGGATGTGCTTTTGTACTGGCGTTATACCAGCAATTTCTACTGCGATTAGAAGATTTAGCAATCCAGGAGATCAAATTTTAGTTCAAGCTCCCGTCTATCACGTATTTTTTAACTGCATCAAAAATAATGGCCGTGAAATTTTATCAAATGACCTTGTCTATAAAGATGGCTCTTATGAGATTGATTTTGAAGACCTTGAAGCAAAGCTAGCTCAACCACTAACAACTATGATGCTTCTTTGCAATCCACACAATCCAATAGGAAAAATTTGGGACAAAGAGACGCTTAAAAAAATAGGCGAGCTTTGCTACAAACATGATGTTTTGGTTATCAGCGATGAGATCCACTGCGACATAACAGATCCTGGATTAAGCTACGTACCATTTATCAGCGTTAGTGAAGAGTGTAAAAATAACTCAATCACATGCATCTCGCCTACAAAAGCCTTTAACATAGCTGGCCTTCAAAGCTCAGCTATCGTCACACCAAATGAACAGATACGCGCCAGAATAAATGCGGCTGTAAATTATGATGAGATAGGTGAAGCAAACGCATTTGCGATAACTGCGACAATAGCGGCATTTAACGATAGCCAAACATGGCTTGATGAGCTTAGGGAGTATCTTTTTGAAAACAAAAAAATCGTTATAAATTTTATAAAAGAGCAAAATTTACCAGTAAAACTTCTGCCTTCAAATGCGACTTATCTTTTGTGGCTTGATTGTAGCGCGTTTTGCGAGGATTCAAGCGACTTTATGAATTTCTTGCGTGATAAAGCTGGACTTTGGCTAAATGATGGCAATGCTTACAGGGGAGATAGATTTTTCCTCCGTATGAATATCGCAACCCAAAGAGCCAGAGTGCTTGAGGGGCTAAAACGTTTACAAAATGGTATAAATTTATACACTTCAAAAAGATAA
- a CDS encoding DIP1984 family protein, translating into MKLAQALILRADTQKRLEQLKGRLLDNAKMQENERPSEDPKLLLKELDRLSDELFRLILAINLTNSSAKFEGASLTEMIAKKDTLSQKASVLRDFAKSASQKVDLYSNSEIKILSSVDVATLQKQIDELSKEIRELDMKLQEANWQVDLVE; encoded by the coding sequence ATGAAATTAGCTCAGGCTCTCATTTTAAGAGCCGATACACAAAAACGTTTAGAGCAGCTAAAGGGTAGGTTACTCGATAATGCAAAAATGCAAGAAAATGAAAGACCTAGCGAAGATCCAAAGCTTCTTTTAAAAGAGCTTGATAGGCTAAGCGATGAGCTATTTAGACTGATCTTGGCTATAAATTTAACAAACTCAAGTGCAAAATTTGAAGGCGCGAGTCTAACTGAAATGATCGCTAAAAAAGATACGCTAAGCCAAAAAGCAAGCGTGCTTAGGGATTTTGCCAAAAGCGCAAGCCAAAAGGTCGATCTTTACTCAAATAGTGAGATAAAAATTTTAAGTAGCGTTGATGTAGCCACGCTCCAAAAGCAAATAGACGAGCTATCCAAAGAGATCAGAGAGCTAGATATGAAGCTACAAGAGGCAAACTGGCAAGTTGATCTTGTAGAGTAA
- a CDS encoding trans-sulfuration enzyme family protein, which yields MKLDTLIVKGIEAKNNPNKAVIPPIFLASTFVQDDLENFQEFAYSRGSNPTKKAFDEIFAKVEGSKYAFSFGSGMAATAAALSLIKTGQKVLLNSNVYGGTYRYVTTVFESHGIKSEFIDDLNFLSEDGISDDVAAIFIETPSNPLLRVTDIARISKIAHKKGALVIVDNTFLTPYYQRVLDHGADIVVYSATKYIGGHADVIAGIVTLNDDALAEKIKFAKNTLGGIISPMDAYYLIRGLKTLSVRFDRQTQNTHKIIKFLQNNDAVSVVHFAGSYSEQEAKMQAAQASDIGALISFELDEKYDVNKFVKSLEIFDLAVSLGGVESLICRPATMTHEAYPKEVLDKIGIKQNLLRLAIGIENADDLIADLDQAFKKAKK from the coding sequence ATGAAACTTGACACCTTGATCGTAAAAGGCATTGAAGCTAAAAATAATCCAAATAAAGCTGTCATTCCGCCTATTTTTTTAGCAAGTACGTTTGTGCAAGATGATCTTGAAAATTTTCAAGAATTTGCATATTCTCGTGGTAGCAACCCAACCAAAAAAGCATTTGATGAAATTTTTGCAAAGGTTGAAGGCAGCAAATACGCTTTTAGCTTTGGTTCAGGCATGGCAGCAACAGCGGCCGCACTTAGCCTTATAAAAACTGGGCAAAAAGTCCTACTAAATAGCAACGTCTATGGCGGCACTTATAGATATGTTACAACCGTTTTTGAAAGCCACGGTATAAAGAGCGAATTTATAGATGATCTAAATTTTTTGAGCGAAGATGGCATTAGTGACGACGTGGCGGCTATCTTCATCGAAACTCCGTCAAATCCTCTCTTAAGAGTGACAGACATTGCTAGAATTTCAAAGATCGCTCACAAAAAAGGCGCTCTAGTCATCGTGGATAACACATTTTTAACGCCTTATTATCAAAGAGTGCTTGATCATGGAGCTGATATCGTGGTATATAGCGCTACAAAATATATCGGTGGACACGCCGACGTGATCGCTGGTATCGTCACACTAAACGATGATGCTTTGGCTGAGAAGATAAAATTTGCTAAAAATACGCTTGGTGGCATCATAAGCCCGATGGATGCCTACTACCTAATACGTGGGCTTAAAACGCTTAGCGTTAGGTTTGATAGACAAACGCAAAATACTCATAAAATAATCAAATTTTTGCAGAATAATGACGCAGTTAGCGTGGTGCATTTTGCCGGCTCATATAGCGAGCAAGAGGCAAAGATGCAAGCAGCTCAAGCAAGCGACATCGGTGCACTTATCTCATTTGAGCTTGATGAAAAGTATGATGTAAATAAATTTGTAAAATCGCTAGAAATTTTTGATCTAGCAGTGAGCCTTGGCGGCGTAGAAAGCCTCATTTGCAGGCCTGCGACGATGACACATGAGGCATATCCAAAAGAGGTGCTAGATAAGATCGGCATAAAGCAAAACTTGCTTCGCTTAGCAATCGGTATCGAAAACGCTGATGATCTAATAGCGGATCTTGATCAAGCATTTAAAAAAGCAAAAAAATAA